A section of the Oncorhynchus tshawytscha isolate Ot180627B linkage group LG09, Otsh_v2.0, whole genome shotgun sequence genome encodes:
- the LOC112214614 gene encoding prostate-associated microseminoprotein: MKNMVTMDSIVGRNWPLTFLAGTLLWTTCLAAPMQCHFNSKVLCAYEGRHFSLGESWMEDGCLQCTCLHPVGVGCCETVHHPVDFPGWCEVRVDTLTCKMTLVQSADPRLPCSPGYGHSLDPSHGSLEHYLKLAE, encoded by the exons ATGAAGAACATGGTGACGATGGACTCCATTGTTGGGAGAAACTGGCCACTGACCTTCCTGGCTGGGACACTGCTTTGGACCACCTGCCTTGCGGCTCCTATGCAGTGCCACTTCAACTCCAAAG TGCTGTGTGCGTACGAGGGGAGACACTTCTCTCTGGGGGAGTCCTGGATGGAGGACGGCTGTCTGCAGTGTACCTGTCTGCATCCTGTCGGCGTCGGCTGCTGCGAGAC ggTGCATCACCCGGTGGACTTCCCAGGGTGGTGCGAGGTTCGGGTGGACACTCTGACCTGTAAGATGACACTCGTTCAGAGCGCTGACCCCCGCCTGCCCTGCAGCCCCGGGTATGGACACAGCCTAGACCCCAGCCACGGCTCACTGGAACACTACTTGAAGCTAGCGGAGTAG